Proteins from one Streptococcus mitis B6 genomic window:
- a CDS encoding helix-hairpin-helix domain-containing protein: protein MEAIIEKIKEYKIIVICTGLGLLVGGFFLLKPAPQTPVKETNLQAEVVAVSKDSLTEKEEPLEQDLITVDVKGAVKSPGIYDLPVGSRVNDAVQKAGGLTEQADSKSLNLAQKVSDEALVYVPTKGEESASQQAGSGAPSSTSKEKKINLNKASLEELKQVKGLGGKRAQDIIDHREANGKFKSVDELKKVSGIGAKTIEKLKDYVTVD, encoded by the coding sequence ATGGAAGCAATTATCGAGAAAATCAAAGAGTATAAAATCATTGTCATCTGTACTGGTCTGGGCTTGCTTGTAGGAGGATTTTTCCTGCTAAAACCAGCTCCACAAACACCTGTCAAGGAAACGAATTTGCAGGCAGAAGTTGTAGCAGTTTCCAAGGATTCATTAACCGAAAAGGAAGAACCCCTTGAACAAGATCTAATCACGGTAGATGTAAAAGGTGCTGTCAAATCGCCAGGAATTTATGATTTGCCGGTAGGTAGTCGAGTTAATGACGCTGTTCAGAAGGCTGGTGGCTTGACAGAGCAAGCAGACAGCAAGTCGCTCAATCTAGCTCAGAAAGTTAGTGATGAGGCTCTGGTTTACGTTCCAACTAAGGGAGAAGAATCAGCTAGTCAACAGGCAGGTTCTGGAGCGCCTTCTTCAACGAGCAAGGAAAAGAAGATCAACCTCAATAAGGCCAGTCTGGAAGAACTCAAGCAAGTCAAGGGACTGGGAGGAAAACGAGCTCAAGACATTATTGACCATCGTGAGGCAAATGGGAAATTCAAGTCGGTTGATGAACTCAAGAAAGTCTCTGGAATTGGTGCCAAGACCATAGAAAAGTTAAAAGATTATGTTACAGTGGATTAA
- a CDS encoding GNAT family N-acetyltransferase, whose protein sequence is MESIFVKFAQYPSIETERLLLRPVTLDDAEEMFEYASDRENTRYTFPTNQSLEETKNNIAQFYLVNPLGRWGIELKSNGQFIGTIDLHKIDPVLKKAAIGYIINKKYWNQGLTTEANRAVIEMAFEKIGMNKLTALHDMDNPASGKVMEKSGMRFSHAEPYACMDQHEEGRIVTRVHYVLTKEDYFANK, encoded by the coding sequence ATGGAATCAATTTTTGTGAAATTTGCCCAGTATCCGTCTATAGAAACGGAGCGTTTATTGCTTAGACCTGTAACCTTGGATGATGCGGAAGAAATGTTTGAGTATGCCTCGGACAGAGAAAATACGCGCTACACTTTTCCAACCAATCAAAGCTTGGAAGAAACCAAAAATAATATTGCGCAGTTCTACTTGGTCAATCCCTTGGGACGTTGGGGAATAGAACTAAAAAGCAATGGTCAGTTTATTGGAACCATTGATTTGCACAAGATTGATCCTGTTCTTAAGAAGGCAGCTATTGGCTACATTATCAATAAAAAGTATTGGAATCAAGGATTGACGACAGAAGCCAATCGTGCTGTGATTGAGATGGCTTTTGAGAAGATTGGAATGAACAAGTTGACCGCCCTTCACGATATGGACAATCCTGCATCTGGAAAGGTCATGGAGAAATCAGGCATGCGTTTTTCCCATGCGGAACCCTATGCTTGTATGGACCAGCATGAAGAAGGCCGAATTGTTACAAGAGTTCATTATGTCTTGACCAAGGAAGACTATTTTGCAAATAAATAA
- a CDS encoding DNA internalization-related competence protein ComEC/Rec2 yields MLQWIKNIPLPLIYLSFLLLWFYYAIFSASYLALLGFVFLLVCLFIQFPGKSAGKVLVICGIFGFWFLFQNWQQSQASQNLADSVERVRILPDTIKVNGDSLSFRGKADGRIFQVYYKLQSEEGKETFQALTDLHEIGLEGKLSEPEGKRNFGGFDYQAYLKTQGIYQTLNIKRIQSLQKVGSWDIGENLSSLRRKAVVWIKTHFPDPMRNYMTGLLLGHLDTDFEEMNELYSSLGIIHLFALSGMQVGFFMDGFKKLLLRLGLTQEKLKWLTYPFSLIYAGLTGFSASVIRSLLQKLLAQHGVKGLDNFALTVLVLFIIMPNFFLTTGGVLSCAYAFILTMTSKEGEGFKAIARESLVISLGILPILSFYFAEFQPWSILLTFVFSFLFDMVLLPLLSILFALSFLYPVIQLNFIFEWLEGIIRLVSQVASRSLVFGQPNAWLLILLLISLALVYDLRKNIKRLAVLSLLITGLFFLTKYPLENEITMLDVGQGESIFLRDVTGKTILIDVAGKAEYNKKIEKWQEKTTTSNAQRTLIPYLKSRGVAKIDQLILTNMDKEHVGDLLEVTKVFHVGEILVSKGSLKQKEFVTELQATQTKVRSVTAGENLPIFGSQLEVLSPRKIGDGGHEDSLVLYGKLLDKNFLFTGNLEEKGEKDLLKQYPDLEVDVLKAGQHGSKNSSSSAFLEKLKPDFTLISVGKNNRTKLPHQETLTRLETINSKVYRTDQQGAIRFKGWKNWKIESVR; encoded by the coding sequence ATGTTACAGTGGATTAAGAATATCCCCCTTCCCCTAATTTACCTGAGTTTTTTGTTACTTTGGTTTTATTACGCTATTTTCTCAGCATCCTATCTTGCTTTGTTGGGCTTTGTTTTTCTGCTAGTTTGTCTCTTTATTCAATTTCCTGGGAAATCAGCAGGCAAAGTTCTAGTGATTTGTGGAATCTTTGGATTTTGGTTTCTGTTTCAAAATTGGCAACAGAGTCAAGCAAGTCAAAATTTGGCGGATTCTGTTGAAAGGGTACGGATTCTGCCCGACACTATTAAGGTCAATGGTGATAGTCTGTCCTTTCGTGGCAAGGCTGATGGACGCATTTTCCAAGTCTATTATAAACTCCAGTCCGAGGAGGGGAAAGAAACCTTTCAAGCCTTAACAGACCTTCATGAGATAGGACTAGAAGGGAAGCTTTCTGAGCCAGAAGGGAAGAGAAATTTTGGTGGCTTTGACTACCAAGCCTATCTGAAGACTCAGGGAATTTACCAGACTCTCAATATCAAAAGAATCCAGTCACTTCAAAAGGTTGGCAGTTGGGATATAGGAGAAAATCTGTCCAGTTTACGTCGAAAGGCTGTGGTTTGGATTAAGACACATTTTCCAGACCCTATGCGCAATTACATGACAGGGCTTTTGCTAGGACATCTGGACACAGATTTTGAGGAGATGAATGAGCTTTATTCTAGTTTAGGAATTATCCACCTTTTTGCCTTGTCGGGTATGCAGGTAGGCTTTTTCATGGATGGATTTAAGAAACTTCTCTTGCGATTGGGCTTGACCCAAGAAAAGTTGAAATGGCTGACCTATCCCTTTTCCCTTATTTATGCAGGTCTGACAGGATTTTCAGCATCGGTTATTCGCAGTCTCTTACAAAAGTTACTGGCTCAACATGGTGTTAAGGGCTTGGATAATTTTGCCTTGACTGTGCTTGTCCTCTTTATTATCATGCCCAACTTTTTCCTGACTACAGGAGGAGTTTTGTCATGTGCTTATGCTTTTATCTTGACTATGACTAGCAAAGAAGGGGAGGGGTTTAAGGCTATTGCTAGAGAAAGTCTAGTCATTTCCTTAGGAATATTGCCCATTCTATCCTTCTATTTTGCAGAATTTCAACCTTGGTCCATCCTCTTGACCTTTGTCTTTTCCTTTCTATTTGACATGGTCCTCTTACCGCTCTTGTCTATCTTATTTGCCCTTTCCTTTCTCTATCCAGTCATTCAGCTGAATTTTATCTTTGAATGGTTGGAAGGGATTATTCGCTTGGTATCACAGGTGGCAAGTAGATCGCTTGTCTTTGGACAACCTAATGCGTGGCTTTTAATTTTATTGTTAATTTCCTTGGCTTTAGTCTATGATTTGAGAAAAAACATTAAAAGGCTAGCAGTGTTGAGCTTATTGATTACAGGTCTCTTTTTCCTGACCAAGTATCCACTGGAAAATGAAATTACCATGCTGGATGTGGGGCAAGGCGAAAGTATTTTCCTACGGGATGTAACTGGTAAAACCATTCTCATAGATGTCGCTGGCAAGGCAGAATATAATAAGAAAATCGAAAAATGGCAAGAAAAGACGACGACCAGCAATGCCCAGCGAACCTTGATTCCCTATCTCAAAAGTCGAGGAGTAGCCAAGATTGACCAGCTGATTTTGACAAATATGGACAAGGAACATGTTGGAGATTTGTTGGAGGTGACCAAGGTTTTTCATGTCGGAGAGATTTTAGTGTCCAAAGGCAGTTTGAAACAGAAGGAATTTGTGACAGAACTACAGGCAACTCAAACCAAGGTGCGCAGTGTGACAGCAGGAGAGAACTTGCCAATTTTTGGAAGTCAGTTAGAAGTCTTATCTCCAAGGAAAATTGGAGATGGAGGTCATGAAGATTCTCTAGTTCTGTATGGGAAACTCTTGGATAAAAACTTTCTTTTCACAGGAAATTTGGAGGAGAAAGGAGAGAAGGACTTGTTGAAGCAGTATCCTGACCTAGAAGTGGATGTTTTGAAAGCTGGTCAACATGGCTCTAAAAACTCATCAAGTTCAGCCTTTCTAGAAAAACTCAAACCAGATTTTACTCTCATCTCAGTTGGAAAGAACAATCGAACGAAACTCCCCCATCAGGAAACCTTGACACGACTGGAAACTATCAATAGCAAAGTTTACCGAACTGACCAGCAAGGAGCTATACGCTTTAAAGGTTGGAAAAATTGGAAAATCGAAAGTGTTCGATAG